One genomic window of Desulfuromonas sp. AOP6 includes the following:
- a CDS encoding phosphoribosylformylglycinamidine synthase subunit PurS — protein MAWRITVGLKDGVKDARGERIRRELKEHLGVSLDSVRTVDVYTVDADLTDAEIAAAAAGPLSDPVIQEYAVNRPVAHDFDMLIEVGFRPGVTDNVGRTAKEAIQYITGRSFRVGEGVYTSTQYLLRGQIDKKLAERVAAEFLANGLIQRWTIVASSEFDSSKGMEPYVPKVVSDARVEVRQIDLDVADDQLMQISRDGMLALNLEEMKTLQAYAASPEIKARRKEAGLSELLTDVELEALAQTWSEHCKHKIFSARIDYEDEKGQRETINSVFKTFIVGATRDIRAQKGAADFCLSVFKDNAGVIRFNQDWSLVFKVETHNSPSALDPYGGALTGIVGVNRDPFGTGMGARLIFNTDVFCFASPFYDKPLPPRLLHPRRIFEGVVEGVEHGGNKSGVPTVNGSIVFDERFAGKPLVYCGTAAIMPAQLNGRPGHEKKAQVGDHIVMCGGRIGKDGIHGATFSSEELHEGSPVTAVQIGDPITQKKMFDFLLIARDRGLYHAITDNGAGGLSSSVGEMSEDTGGFELHLDRAPLKYPGLQPWEILISEAQERMTLAVPSENLEEFIALAREMDVEATDLGRFTDSGYFHCLYEGKTVAYLDMHFLHEGVPQLVIPARWEIKSWPEPVLPENPNLANILAQLLGRLNICSKESVVRRYDHEVQAGTVIKPLLGVANDGPSDAAVVRPLFDSFEGVVVAHGICPSYSDIDTYHMMACAIDEGLRNYVAVGGDVDHVAGLDNFCWCDPVKSEKTPDGEYKAAQLVRANKALYDYCVAFGVPLISGKDSMKNDYQVGNTKISIPPTVLFSVIGKIDDVRQAVSMDVKRAGDLVYLLGKTRNELGGSEYYAQLGAIGQTVPQVDAEGALLRYRSLNRAQKAGLVASCHDLSDGGLGVALAEKAFAGGFGIRADLRQVVAEGCERDDVLLFSETQSRLLVTVRPGNKDRFEEIFAGQDFALIGEVVEQPVLEVTGCGGQVVLQADILALKASWQAPLKEL, from the coding sequence ATGGCCTGGAGAATTACTGTCGGTTTGAAGGACGGCGTCAAAGATGCCCGTGGCGAAAGAATCCGACGTGAACTTAAAGAACACTTGGGGGTAAGTCTCGACAGTGTCCGTACGGTGGATGTGTATACCGTCGACGCCGATCTGACCGACGCTGAGATTGCCGCCGCCGCGGCCGGCCCTCTGTCTGACCCTGTCATCCAGGAGTATGCTGTCAACAGGCCCGTGGCCCATGATTTCGACATGCTGATCGAGGTTGGTTTTCGTCCCGGTGTTACGGACAATGTCGGGCGTACGGCCAAGGAAGCCATTCAGTATATTACGGGCCGTTCTTTTCGTGTCGGCGAGGGTGTTTATACCTCGACCCAATATCTTCTCCGCGGCCAGATCGACAAAAAGCTCGCCGAGCGTGTCGCTGCGGAATTCCTGGCCAATGGTCTCATCCAGCGCTGGACAATCGTGGCATCCTCCGAGTTTGACAGCAGCAAGGGGATGGAGCCTTATGTACCCAAGGTGGTGAGCGACGCCCGTGTCGAGGTCAGGCAGATTGACCTCGATGTCGCCGATGACCAACTGATGCAGATCAGCCGTGACGGCATGCTCGCCCTGAACCTTGAAGAGATGAAAACCCTGCAGGCCTATGCGGCGTCTCCTGAAATCAAGGCGCGTCGAAAGGAAGCCGGTCTGAGCGAACTCCTGACGGATGTCGAGCTCGAAGCCTTGGCGCAAACATGGAGTGAGCACTGCAAACACAAGATCTTCTCCGCCCGCATTGACTATGAGGACGAAAAGGGGCAGCGGGAAACCATCAATTCCGTGTTCAAGACCTTTATTGTCGGCGCTACCCGCGACATCCGGGCCCAGAAGGGCGCCGCTGACTTCTGTCTGTCCGTATTTAAAGACAACGCCGGTGTCATCCGCTTCAATCAGGACTGGAGCCTTGTTTTCAAGGTCGAAACGCATAATTCGCCGAGCGCGCTCGATCCCTACGGTGGGGCTCTCACGGGTATTGTCGGGGTCAACCGCGATCCTTTCGGTACCGGCATGGGCGCGCGCCTGATCTTCAATACCGATGTCTTCTGTTTTGCCTCTCCCTTCTATGACAAGCCGCTGCCCCCCAGGCTTCTGCATCCCCGCCGCATTTTCGAAGGGGTCGTCGAGGGAGTGGAGCACGGTGGTAACAAGAGCGGCGTGCCTACGGTCAATGGCTCCATCGTGTTTGATGAACGCTTTGCCGGCAAACCCTTGGTTTACTGTGGCACGGCTGCCATCATGCCCGCCCAGTTAAACGGGCGTCCCGGGCATGAGAAAAAAGCGCAGGTGGGCGACCATATTGTCATGTGCGGCGGACGTATCGGCAAGGACGGAATTCACGGCGCCACCTTCTCCTCGGAAGAATTGCATGAAGGCTCTCCCGTAACCGCCGTGCAGATCGGTGATCCCATCACCCAGAAAAAGATGTTTGACTTCCTGTTGATTGCCAGGGACCGGGGGCTCTACCATGCTATTACCGATAACGGCGCCGGTGGTCTGTCTTCTTCTGTCGGCGAGATGTCAGAAGATACGGGCGGCTTCGAGCTTCACCTTGACCGCGCCCCGCTGAAATATCCCGGTCTGCAGCCCTGGGAAATTCTCATTTCCGAAGCCCAGGAACGTATGACGCTGGCCGTTCCCTCTGAAAATCTGGAGGAATTTATCGCCCTGGCTCGGGAGATGGACGTGGAAGCCACGGATCTGGGTCGCTTTACCGATTCCGGTTACTTTCATTGCCTCTATGAGGGGAAAACAGTGGCGTATCTGGATATGCATTTCCTGCATGAGGGAGTGCCCCAGCTTGTTATCCCGGCGCGCTGGGAAATCAAATCCTGGCCGGAGCCCGTATTACCCGAAAACCCCAACTTGGCGAATATCCTTGCCCAGCTTCTTGGCCGCCTGAATATCTGTTCGAAAGAATCGGTGGTCCGTCGTTATGACCATGAAGTTCAGGCCGGGACGGTCATCAAGCCGTTGCTGGGTGTGGCGAATGACGGACCTTCGGATGCGGCCGTCGTCAGGCCCCTGTTCGATTCATTCGAGGGTGTGGTCGTTGCTCATGGTATCTGTCCCAGTTACAGCGACATCGACACCTACCATATGATGGCCTGCGCTATCGATGAGGGCCTGCGTAACTACGTCGCCGTGGGCGGCGACGTCGATCATGTGGCCGGTCTGGACAACTTCTGCTGGTGTGACCCAGTCAAGAGTGAAAAGACGCCCGATGGCGAATACAAGGCGGCTCAACTGGTGCGGGCCAACAAGGCCCTCTATGACTACTGTGTCGCCTTTGGCGTCCCGCTGATCTCCGGCAAGGACTCCATGAAAAACGACTATCAGGTCGGCAATACCAAAATCTCGATTCCGCCTACCGTCCTCTTCTCGGTGATCGGCAAAATCGATGATGTTCGTCAGGCCGTATCCATGGACGTCAAGCGTGCCGGCGATCTGGTCTATCTGCTCGGCAAAACCCGCAACGAACTGGGGGGCTCTGAGTATTACGCCCAGCTGGGGGCCATCGGTCAGACCGTGCCCCAAGTCGATGCCGAGGGGGCGCTGCTGAGATACCGCAGCCTGAACCGGGCCCAGAAGGCTGGTCTGGTTGCTTCCTGCCATGACCTTTCTGATGGGGGCCTTGGCGTCGCGCTGGCGGAAAAAGCCTTCGCCGGGGGCTTCGGCATCCGGGCCGACCTTCGCCAGGTGGTAGCCGAAGGTTGTGAGCGGGATGATGTCCTGCTTTTTTCCGAAACCCAAAGTCGTCTGCTGGTGACGGTCCGACCCGGCAATAAAGATCGTTTTGAAGAAATCTTCGCCGGTCAGGACTTTGCCCTCATCGGTGAGGTGGTTGAACAGCCTGTGCTGGAAGTTACCGGCTGTGGCGGCCAGGTGGTTCTCCAGGCCGACATTCTGGCACTAAAAGCGTCCTGGCAGGCGCCTCTCAAGGAGCTTTAA
- a CDS encoding phosphoribosylformylglycinamidine synthase subunit PurQ, which translates to MAKEVRAIVIAGNGTNCEREVAHACRLAGADVCDIVHIAELLAGRVSLDDYHFLNLAGGFLDGDDLGSAKAGANRLLQAAVRGTEEHLVDQIQRFVKAGKLVMGVCNGFQLMVKMGLLPALGGDYQKQSVTLTFNDGGRFEDRWTYLKVDEASPCIFTRGLQGIYLPVRHGEGKLVAASPAVLDAMEDQHLTVLKYCKEDYQAATMEYPWNPNGSSQAIAGLCDASGRLFGLMPHPEAYVHRTHHPRWTREEDLPEEGMGLWLYQNAIRFIREELLS; encoded by the coding sequence ATGGCGAAAGAAGTCAGAGCCATAGTCATTGCCGGCAACGGCACCAATTGTGAGCGGGAAGTCGCTCACGCCTGTCGACTGGCCGGGGCCGATGTCTGTGACATTGTCCACATCGCCGAACTCTTGGCCGGGAGGGTCAGCCTCGACGATTACCACTTCCTCAATCTGGCGGGGGGCTTTCTTGACGGAGATGATCTCGGCAGTGCCAAGGCTGGTGCGAACCGCCTGCTCCAGGCGGCGGTTCGTGGGACCGAGGAGCATCTTGTTGACCAGATCCAGCGCTTTGTCAAGGCCGGCAAGCTGGTCATGGGGGTCTGCAACGGCTTTCAGTTGATGGTCAAAATGGGGCTGCTGCCGGCTCTTGGCGGCGACTATCAGAAACAGTCGGTCACCCTGACCTTTAACGATGGCGGTCGCTTTGAAGACCGTTGGACCTATCTCAAGGTTGACGAAGCCTCTCCCTGTATCTTTACGCGGGGGCTGCAGGGTATTTATCTGCCCGTGCGCCACGGTGAAGGGAAACTGGTCGCCGCTTCACCGGCTGTGCTCGACGCCATGGAAGATCAACACCTGACAGTACTGAAATACTGCAAAGAGGATTATCAGGCGGCAACCATGGAGTACCCCTGGAATCCCAACGGCTCTTCCCAGGCCATTGCCGGGCTGTGTGACGCAAGTGGCCGCCTTTTTGGCCTGATGCCGCATCCGGAAGCTTATGTTCATCGCACTCACCACCCCCGCTGGACCCGGGAAGAGGACCTTCCGGAAGAAGGGATGGGACTCTGGCTCTACCAGAATGCCATACGTTTCATCCGGGAAGAGTTGTTGTCTTAG
- the purF gene encoding amidophosphoribosyltransferase: protein MAFDKFEDECGVFGIFGHPEAANLTYLGLYALQHRGQESCGIVASDGSRLRAHKGMGLVADVFKNDSIFESLPGSSAIGHVRYSTAGGNDMKNCQPIMVDYARGSIAVAHNGNLVNAQEVRNDLEQRGSIFSTIADTEVIIHLLAHAQSDSLVERITEALEIVRGAYSLVFLTETRMVAVRDPNGFRPLVLGKLDGAYIVASETCALDLIEAEFIREIEPGEMILIDKSGLKSFTPFKPTQPSPCIFEFIYFARPDSVIFGKQVYGVRKEFGRQLAREHQVEADVVIPIPDSGVPAAIGYAEQSGIPFQLGLIRNHYVGRTFIEPQQSIRHFGVKIKLNPVREVIEGKRVVVVDDSVVRGTTARKIIKMIRNAGAREIHMRVSSPPTSYPCYYGIDTPTRKELISSSHSIEEINRYITSDTLGYLSQEGVRAAAGAPAGCSGHFCDACFSGCYPVKFPRLKADTQLGLF from the coding sequence TTGGCTTTCGATAAATTTGAGGATGAATGCGGCGTTTTCGGTATTTTCGGTCACCCCGAAGCCGCGAATCTGACCTATCTGGGTCTTTACGCCCTTCAGCACCGTGGTCAGGAAAGCTGCGGTATTGTCGCCTCTGACGGCAGCCGACTGCGCGCCCACAAGGGCATGGGCCTGGTGGCGGATGTGTTCAAAAATGACAGCATCTTTGAGAGCCTGCCAGGATCCAGCGCCATAGGGCATGTCCGTTATTCCACCGCCGGCGGCAACGACATGAAAAACTGCCAGCCGATCATGGTTGACTATGCCCGCGGCAGTATTGCGGTAGCCCATAACGGTAATCTGGTCAATGCCCAGGAGGTACGCAACGACCTGGAACAGCGCGGCTCCATATTTTCCACCATTGCCGATACGGAAGTCATTATTCATCTTCTGGCCCACGCCCAGAGTGACTCCCTTGTTGAGCGGATTACCGAGGCTCTTGAAATTGTGCGCGGGGCCTACAGTCTGGTTTTCCTGACCGAGACCCGTATGGTGGCGGTGCGCGACCCCAACGGATTTCGGCCACTGGTGCTGGGTAAACTGGATGGGGCCTATATTGTTGCCTCGGAAACCTGCGCCCTTGATCTGATCGAGGCCGAATTCATCCGCGAAATCGAACCGGGCGAAATGATCCTTATCGATAAGTCGGGGTTGAAAAGCTTTACTCCCTTCAAGCCGACGCAGCCGTCGCCCTGTATTTTTGAATTTATCTATTTTGCCCGGCCGGACAGTGTCATCTTCGGCAAACAGGTTTACGGCGTACGCAAGGAGTTCGGTCGGCAACTGGCACGGGAACACCAGGTGGAGGCCGATGTCGTTATCCCTATTCCCGACTCTGGTGTGCCGGCAGCCATCGGCTACGCCGAGCAATCGGGAATCCCCTTTCAGCTTGGCCTGATCCGCAATCACTACGTCGGACGTACTTTCATCGAACCCCAGCAGTCCATCCGACATTTCGGTGTCAAAATCAAGCTCAATCCTGTGCGCGAAGTGATCGAGGGTAAAAGGGTGGTTGTGGTGGATGACTCGGTTGTCAGGGGAACCACCGCCCGCAAAATCATCAAGATGATACGCAATGCCGGGGCCAGGGAGATTCATATGCGCGTATCCAGCCCGCCCACGAGCTATCCCTGCTACTACGGTATAGACACGCCGACGCGCAAGGAGTTGATTTCCTCCTCCCATTCCATTGAAGAGATTAATCGCTATATCACCTCCGATACCCTGGGTTATCTTTCTCAAGAGGGGGTGCGTGCCGCCGCCGGAGCTCCGGCCGGATGTTCCGGTCATTTTTGTGACGCCTGCTTCAGCGGCTGCTATCCCGTAAAATTTCCCCGTTTGAAAGCTGATACGCAGCTGGGATTGTTTTGA
- the pyrE gene encoding orotate phosphoribosyltransferase → MQIVRELSYEEREVTLASGRKSNFYFDGKQTTLHAKGGLLVGKAFYEEVRQFDGPIDGVGGLTLGADPIATATSIAASLAGQNIHAFIIRKEPKGHGTGQWLEGRKNLPKGSRVVIVEDVTTTGGSSMKAVERAREEGLEVVGVVTLVDREEGARDNIEKEGIILRAVFTRSQVVG, encoded by the coding sequence ATGCAGATTGTCCGGGAGCTTTCCTATGAGGAAAGGGAAGTGACCCTGGCTTCCGGGCGTAAAAGTAACTTCTATTTTGACGGAAAACAGACGACTTTGCATGCCAAAGGCGGCCTGTTGGTGGGCAAGGCCTTCTACGAGGAAGTCCGGCAGTTTGACGGCCCTATTGATGGGGTAGGGGGGCTGACCCTTGGTGCCGATCCTATTGCTACCGCAACGTCCATTGCCGCGTCTCTTGCCGGGCAGAATATCCATGCCTTCATCATCCGCAAAGAGCCTAAGGGACACGGCACGGGGCAATGGCTGGAAGGTCGGAAAAACCTGCCTAAAGGTTCTCGTGTTGTCATTGTTGAAGACGTTACCACCACGGGGGGGTCTTCCATGAAAGCCGTTGAGCGGGCCAGGGAGGAAGGCTTGGAGGTTGTCGGGGTCGTGACTCTGGTGGACAGAGAAGAAGGTGCCCGGGATAATATTGAAAAAGAGGGAATTATCTTGCGGGCGGTTTTTACCCGCAGTCAGGTGGTCGGCTGA
- a CDS encoding HD domain-containing phosphohydrolase, translating into MIPAILVLDHEAKITEALSPLFAEEDIRLHRAESLKQALEVVHQEMVVTIVLGDVIPPLEIPSVLMRLKSVAPYAVKILLVHSNELANSVPALNSGEVFRLIVRPWDAETLRQTIKDALYRHEVVLALKEADEATLRSLGQAIELKDHYTKGHCDRVAGFALLIGKALHLASAQLTDIRHGSWLHDCGKIGVPENILNFQGELDHPDFEVLKLHPTWGAEVARQANLQPGVINAILHHHERYDGLGYPAGLKGDDIPLEARIVTVADVYDAITTRRPYREQVYSLHEAKGIISSMAGTYLDPDLVRIFLGRINEQSTDAPAEKAATVLHQWTH; encoded by the coding sequence ATGATCCCAGCCATTCTGGTACTGGACCATGAAGCAAAAATAACGGAGGCGCTATCCCCTCTTTTTGCCGAGGAAGACATCCGTCTCCACAGGGCAGAAAGCCTGAAGCAGGCCCTGGAAGTAGTCCATCAGGAAATGGTGGTGACAATCGTCCTGGGGGATGTCATTCCTCCCCTCGAAATACCCTCTGTCCTCATGCGACTGAAAAGTGTCGCACCCTACGCCGTCAAAATTCTTCTTGTCCACAGCAATGAATTGGCCAATTCGGTGCCCGCCCTCAACAGTGGCGAGGTTTTTAGACTCATTGTCCGTCCCTGGGATGCGGAGACACTGCGGCAAACCATTAAAGATGCTCTATACCGTCATGAAGTCGTGCTGGCCCTTAAAGAAGCCGATGAAGCGACTCTTCGGTCCCTGGGGCAGGCCATTGAACTTAAAGACCACTACACAAAAGGCCATTGCGACCGCGTTGCCGGCTTTGCTCTGCTGATCGGCAAGGCGCTGCATCTGGCATCGGCACAGCTGACCGACATCCGTCATGGCAGCTGGCTTCACGACTGTGGCAAGATCGGCGTGCCTGAAAACATTCTTAACTTCCAGGGCGAATTAGATCATCCTGACTTTGAAGTTCTCAAGCTGCATCCTACCTGGGGGGCGGAAGTGGCCAGACAGGCCAATTTGCAGCCGGGGGTCATCAACGCTATTCTGCATCACCATGAACGTTACGACGGTCTTGGTTACCCCGCCGGACTCAAGGGTGATGACATTCCATTGGAAGCGCGCATCGTAACTGTAGCCGATGTCTACGATGCCATTACAACCCGCCGTCCATACAGGGAACAGGTTTACAGCCTGCATGAGGCCAAGGGGATCATCTCATCCATGGCGGGGACTTACCTTGACCCGGATCTGGTCAGAATATTTCTGGGCCGCATCAATGAGCAAAGCACAGACGCGCCAGCAGAAAAGGCCGCGACTGTCCTACATCAATGGACTCACTGA
- the kdsB gene encoding 3-deoxy-manno-octulosonate cytidylyltransferase: MVVTAIIPARFASTRFPGKPLADLMGKPMIQWVYERTMQAEVVDKVIVATDDHSIYDAVQAFGGVAAMTCGDHPTGTDRLAEVAATLKSDLIVNVQGDEPLIDPAMIEAAVRPLLHDPSIPMGTLKTPIRDAREFLSPHVVKVVTDHNDFALYFSRSPIPYPRDFYAEIDANPTKVGAFKHVGLYVYRRDFLISYPHLPATHLERTENLEQLRALEHGYRIKVVSTDLISHGVDTPEDLDRVRGLLTTS, from the coding sequence ATGGTTGTAACGGCGATTATTCCGGCCCGATTCGCTTCAACGCGTTTCCCAGGCAAACCTTTGGCAGACCTCATGGGGAAGCCGATGATTCAGTGGGTTTACGAACGAACCATGCAGGCCGAAGTTGTTGATAAAGTCATCGTTGCCACGGATGATCACAGCATATATGACGCGGTTCAGGCTTTCGGTGGTGTTGCCGCCATGACCTGCGGCGATCATCCCACTGGAACGGATCGTCTCGCCGAGGTTGCCGCTACCCTGAAGAGCGACCTCATTGTCAATGTACAGGGAGACGAACCGCTTATTGATCCTGCCATGATAGAAGCGGCTGTCAGACCGCTTTTGCATGATCCTTCAATCCCTATGGGGACACTGAAAACCCCCATACGGGATGCAAGAGAATTTTTAAGTCCGCATGTGGTGAAAGTAGTAACGGATCACAATGACTTCGCTCTTTATTTTTCCCGTTCTCCCATCCCTTATCCTCGGGACTTTTACGCAGAAATTGATGCGAACCCCACGAAGGTGGGAGCCTTTAAACACGTCGGGCTCTACGTCTACCGCCGGGATTTTCTCATAAGCTATCCGCATCTGCCTGCCACCCACCTTGAGCGCACCGAAAATCTGGAGCAGTTGCGTGCTCTTGAGCACGGGTACCGTATCAAGGTTGTGAGTACGGATTTAATTTCACATGGCGTTGATACGCCTGAAGACCTGGATCGCGTCCGAGGTTTGTTGACAACCTCTTGA
- a CDS encoding CTP synthase, producing the protein MKTKFVFITGGVVSSLGKGLAAASIGALMEARGLRVSMQKMDPYINVDPGTMSPFQHGEVFVTDDGAETDLDLGHYERFTTAKLTRKSNFTTGQVYDSVIRKERRGDYLGGTVQVIPHITNEIKSKILENAKGVDIAIVEVGGTVGDIESLPFLEAIRQFRTDRGHENVMYVHLTLVPYIQTAGELKTKPTQHSVKELREIGIQPDILLCRCDREIPRDMKSKIALFCNVREEAVITARDVASIYEAPIAFHEQGLDERLVDYLNIWTKAPDLSGWQRIVKRVKEPASDTTIAVVGKYVELTESYKSLAESLIHGGIGNDCRVKLKYVDSEALERHGVGDVFDDIDGILVPGGFGERGSEGKIEAIRYARENKIPFFGICLGMQMAVVEFSRNVCQIEDAYSAEFREEAKNPIIHIMESQKSLTRKGGTMRLGAYPCTLIDGTLARRIYGQQNITERHRHRYEFNNAYRKVLQKCGMIFSGLYPEADLVEIVELAEHPWFLACQFHPEFRSRPMAPHPLFESFVGACLKARGEK; encoded by the coding sequence ATGAAGACCAAATTTGTTTTTATTACCGGCGGGGTTGTTTCTTCTTTGGGAAAAGGGCTCGCTGCCGCTTCGATAGGCGCGCTTATGGAGGCGCGTGGACTGCGTGTTTCGATGCAGAAGATGGATCCCTACATCAACGTCGATCCCGGCACCATGAGTCCCTTCCAGCATGGCGAAGTTTTTGTTACCGACGATGGCGCCGAAACGGATCTCGACCTCGGGCATTACGAGCGTTTCACTACCGCCAAGCTGACCCGGAAGTCCAATTTCACCACCGGGCAGGTTTACGACTCCGTGATTCGCAAGGAACGTCGAGGGGATTACCTCGGTGGCACGGTTCAGGTTATTCCCCATATCACCAACGAAATCAAAAGCAAAATCCTTGAAAATGCCAAGGGCGTTGATATCGCCATTGTCGAGGTCGGCGGGACGGTTGGCGATATTGAATCCTTGCCTTTCCTGGAGGCCATTCGTCAGTTTCGCACCGATCGGGGGCACGAAAATGTCATGTATGTGCATTTGACCCTCGTCCCCTACATTCAGACAGCTGGTGAACTAAAAACCAAGCCGACCCAGCATAGCGTCAAGGAGCTTCGGGAGATTGGCATCCAGCCTGATATTCTTCTCTGCCGCTGCGACCGTGAAATTCCCCGAGACATGAAGAGCAAAATCGCTCTCTTCTGCAATGTTCGTGAAGAGGCGGTCATCACGGCCCGGGATGTAGCCTCCATTTACGAGGCTCCCATCGCTTTTCACGAACAGGGCCTGGATGAACGGCTGGTCGATTATCTCAATATCTGGACCAAGGCGCCCGACCTTTCAGGCTGGCAGCGCATTGTCAAGAGGGTGAAGGAGCCGGCCTCGGACACGACTATCGCTGTTGTCGGCAAGTATGTGGAATTGACCGAAAGTTATAAATCCCTGGCAGAGTCGCTGATCCACGGCGGTATCGGCAATGATTGCCGCGTCAAGCTCAAATACGTGGACTCTGAGGCTCTTGAGCGTCATGGTGTCGGCGATGTTTTTGACGACATTGATGGCATCCTGGTGCCGGGTGGTTTCGGAGAGAGGGGCAGTGAGGGGAAGATCGAGGCAATTCGTTATGCCCGTGAAAACAAGATCCCTTTTTTCGGAATCTGTCTGGGAATGCAGATGGCTGTAGTGGAATTCTCCCGAAATGTCTGTCAAATCGAGGATGCCTACTCGGCCGAGTTCAGGGAAGAGGCCAAGAACCCCATCATTCACATCATGGAAAGCCAGAAAAGCCTGACCCGCAAAGGGGGGACGATGCGGTTGGGGGCCTATCCCTGTACCCTGATCGATGGAACACTCGCCCGCCGAATTTATGGTCAGCAGAATATTACCGAGCGTCATCGACACCGCTATGAGTTCAATAATGCCTACCGCAAAGTCTTGCAAAAATGTGGGATGATTTTTTCCGGGCTTTACCCGGAGGCTGATCTGGTGGAAATCGTTGAACTGGCAGAGCACCCCTGGTTTCTGGCCTGTCAGTTCCATCCGGAATTCCGTTCACGTCCCATGGCTCCGCATCCGTTGTTTGAGTCATTTGTCGGAGCCTGTCTGAAAGCACGGGGAGAGAAGTAA
- the kdsA gene encoding 3-deoxy-8-phosphooctulonate synthase: protein MTHEIAIGNTILGGNRPLVLIAGPCAIEDESLTLRIAGYLKDLCAELGIGLIFKASYDKANRTSVTSFRGPGLQEGLRILQRVRSEFELPVLSDVHDVSQVAAASEVLDIIQIPAFLSRQTDLLVAAGETGKAVNVKKGQFLAPWDMKNAVGKIESTGNRKILLTERGASFGYNNLVVDMRSLVIMREMGYPVIFDATHAVQLPGGAGGASSGQRQYVGALSRAAVATGIDALFWEVHEDPDRALCDGPNCLPLQQLRQSLQEVMAIDRIVKGIEI from the coding sequence ATGACGCACGAAATCGCCATTGGGAATACGATCCTCGGGGGGAATCGTCCCTTGGTACTCATTGCGGGGCCTTGCGCTATTGAGGATGAGTCTCTTACGTTGCGCATTGCGGGATATCTTAAAGACCTGTGCGCGGAGCTTGGCATCGGCCTTATCTTCAAGGCTTCCTACGACAAGGCCAATAGGACCTCGGTAACTTCTTTCCGTGGTCCGGGTCTTCAGGAGGGGTTGCGTATTCTTCAGCGAGTTCGCTCGGAATTTGAACTCCCTGTTCTATCCGATGTCCATGATGTGTCGCAGGTCGCCGCTGCGTCCGAGGTTCTTGATATTATTCAGATTCCCGCTTTTCTGAGCCGTCAAACCGATCTGCTGGTTGCTGCTGGAGAGACAGGCAAGGCGGTCAATGTCAAGAAAGGGCAGTTTCTGGCGCCTTGGGACATGAAAAATGCTGTGGGGAAAATCGAGTCGACGGGAAATCGTAAAATTCTGCTGACCGAACGTGGAGCCTCTTTCGGGTACAACAATCTTGTTGTCGATATGCGTTCTCTGGTTATTATGCGTGAAATGGGATATCCCGTTATTTTCGATGCTACCCACGCGGTTCAACTTCCGGGTGGGGCAGGGGGAGCCTCCAGCGGACAGCGCCAATATGTCGGGGCCCTGTCCCGTGCCGCTGTCGCCACCGGAATCGACGCGCTCTTTTGGGAGGTCCATGAAGATCCCGACCGGGCTCTTTGCGATGGTCCAAACTGTTTGCCGCTACAACAACTCCGGCAGTCTTTGCAGGAAGTCATGGCGATCGATCGTATCGTTAAGGGAATCGAGATATGA